A segment of the Vagococcus hydrophili genome:
CCTAGGGATTCGCCCATCTTCACAATAATCAACGCCATTTCCCCACGTGATACCATACCAGCACCAATAATTAAAGATTGATTTTTATCCAGATGAGTTAAACGCCCACCCACGTAACCACCAATTAATTTAGTTAAAGTTGCTAAAACAGTGAAGACAATAATTAGTAAGGCGTACTCTTTGAAAGCTGATAATTCAATATCTAAACCAATAGAGACAAAGAAAACTGGGATAAATAAAGAGTAGCTAATCACAGAAACATTGTGCTCAATGCGGTGTTTACTTTCATGTTTAGATAATAATAAACCGATGAAGAAAGCCCCAATCACATCACTCATACCTACTTTTTCTGAAAGAACAGCGAACAAGAAACATAAAACTAAACCGAATGCTGTCTCCACTTCCACAGCAACGATTTTTTTAACTAAAGCTAAAAGTGGGTTCAAAATAAATTTAGCAAATAGGAATAATCCTAAGAAGAATAAAATTTTGCTTCCCAGTAGGTCCCAAATGAAACCAACACCCATAGAACTACCACCAGAAGAGCCTGAACTTAAAACAGCGCTAAAGATACTAACAATTAAAACAACGGCGATATCATCCACTACGGCCGCTCCAAGAGTGACAGAACCTTCTGCTGTATCTAAACGGTTGTATTCTTTTAATACTTGAACGGAAATACTCACCGAAGTGGCACTAAAAATTACCCCTAAGAATAAAGCTTCTTTCCAAGGAATATCAAAGAGATGCGCAGCACCGCTTAAGAAAAGCATAGGAAGTAAAATCCCAAATAAAGCGACCATAACAGATGGTTTTAGGTATTTTTTGAGTTTTTCCAAATCGCTTTCTAAACCAGCTAAAAACATGAGTAGAATCACCCCGATTTCAGCAAAGAGTGAAATAGCTTCAGTATGTAAAACTAAGCCTAAAAGTGCAGGGCCTAAGATCACCCCAGTAAGCAATTCACCGATAACAGCAGGAATACCAATTTTTTGGCATAAATGACCAGCTAGTTTTGTTCCGATAATAATTAAGATTAACGAGATTAATAATTCCATTAACATAGTGTTTCCCCCTTTAAAAAATTTCCAAAAAAAGACGCATGCCAAGGAACCTCTTCCCGCCCTGAAAGAGATTTCCTTGAAGCATACGCCCAACCTTGAATTGTTCTATGTCTATTATTCTGACACAGTTTCATGATATTTTCAAATATTTTGTTACTTAACGACAAAAATAAATTCTTCACCTAAAGCTTCGATTCGTGTTTTCCACTCGTCATTTGTTAGATTATTTTCATCAATATAGCGATTTCTGTCGTGAACACGGCATTCATGAGAACAACCACGAACGTATTTGTCTTCATTTTCTTCAGAACATAAAATCTGACGGTTACACTCTGGATTTCCACAGTTAACATAACGCTCAGAAGGTGTGCCGTCAAACCAATCACGTCCCACGACAACAGGATTTACATGATTAATTGGGACACTAATACGCTCATCAAAGACATACATTGCGCCGTCCCATAGTTCCCCTTGAACTTCAGGGTCGCGACCATAAGTAGCAATCCCACCGTGAAGTTGTCCTACATCTTTAAAGCCTTCTCGGACTAACCAACCAGAGAATTTCTCACAGCGAATCCCACCTGTACAGTAAGTAACGACGCGTTTGTCCATAAATTCTTCTTTGTTATCACGAATCCATTGAGGTAATTCTCTAAATGAACGGATATCTGGACGAACAGCGCCTTTAAAGTGACCTAAGTCATATTCATAGTCGTTACGAGCGTCAATGACTACTGTGTCTTCATCTAGAATAGCCTCTTTAAATTCAATTGGAGAAAGGTAAGCACCGGTTAACTCTAAGGGGTTGATATCATCTTCTAATGATAAAGAAACAAGCTCTGGACGTGGTCTAACAAACATTTTTTTAAATGATTGTTCTTCTGCTGGATCCATTTTAAAGAAAGTATCTTTAAAGCGCTCATCAGCGTGCATGTGTTCCATGTATTTTTGAGTGTCTTCAGTTAATCCAGATAAAGTTCCGTTAATGCCTTCATTGGCAACTAAAATTCGACCTTTTAAGTTCAGTGATTTACAAAAGGCTAAATGTTCAGCTGCGAATTGTTCTGGATCTTCTATTGGAACGTATAAATAATATAATAAAACTTGATATTTTGACAAAGTCAATTCCTCCTCTAGTTTGTACTAAATTATTATAGTGTAGAGTAACTAAAAATAGCAACTTACGTGCTTTATTCACAAAGTTAAGGTATATTAGAGAGTAATTAAAGAGTTGACGATTAGCTAAAATAAAGATATCTTACATAGAGTAGAAAGATGTTTGACGATAGTGGGGTACAAAAGAAAATGATATGGAAAGAATTAAAGAAACAATGGCGTTTTATGGACGGTGTTGTTATCCTTTGTTTAGTTGTTTTATCCTTTGTTCCATTGGTGATTTTTTCGATGAATCAAAAAGATGCAACTGGTAATAAAGAAGGAACAATTGCAGTGATATCGATTGATGGTAAAGAGGTTGATCGGTTTGAATTAAATGAAGATACGAAGCATTATGAGAAAACGTATCATCCAGGGAAAGATAAATACAATATTGTGGAGATGGAAGGGACTCGAATTCGTGTAAGAGAAGACAACAGTCCTGACCAAATTGCCGTAAGAACGAGCTGGATTAGTCGTGTGGGTCAAACAAGTATTTGTTTACCTCATAAACTCGTGATTGAGATTATTTCACAAAATCCAAGTGACGATGATGAAGATATGATTATTACTTTTTAGGAGTGAAGGAAAATGGTCAGAAAAGTAACAGATAGAAAAGACTTAGAACAAATTCATGCTTTAGCAAGTTATGCCTTTAATAGTCAGCATACAGAGGAGCAAAAAGAGAAATACATTAAAAAGAATCAATTTATTGATAACTATGTAGAAGAAATTGATAACGTTGTTGCGAGCCAAGTTGTGAGTTATCCTTTCGCTGTGACAATCGGTGGCGTAACCATGGGAATGTCTGGTATTGGAGACGTGGCTAGTTACCCTGAAGCTCGTGGAACGGGTGGGATTCGTAATATTTTTAAAGCTATTTTCGAAGACTTACATGAAAAAGGAACAGAGCTTTCTTATTTAGCACCTTTTTCTCAAGCTTTTTACCGTAAATTTGGGTATGAAACAGTCTTTGATTTTGAAGAAATCAGAATTCCAGCAAGTATTATTCAACAAATTAAACCTGAAAAAATAGGAAGTGTGAAGCGCACAGACTGGTCAGATCAAGACACACAAGACGTGTTAAAAAATTTATATCAAGAAACACTTGGAAAAGAACATGGCACAGTGGTTCGTGAGGATTACTGGTGGGAATATACCTTAACAGCAAAGAAAAACCGCCGAATTGCTTTATGTTTTGACGATAACAACGTGGCACAAGGTTACTTAATTTATGAATTAATCGGTGCCTCTGAATTTATGATTTATGAAATGAGTTATAAAAATGCCTTTGCGATGCGTAAATTAATGACCTTTGTTTCTTCTCATAGCGGTAGTTTTGCGGAGTTTGTTTCAACTAATATTAGAGATACGATGCTATTAGAGTTGTTCACTGAGATGAAGGGGATCACTCGTAAAACCTATAGTAGTATGATGGTGCGCATTGTTAACTTTAAAAACTTTATTGAAAAATATCCATTTAGAGATAATGGTCAAAAAGAAGTTGTTTATTTAAAGGTTGAGGATTCAACCTGTGAGTGGAATAACGGCGTGTTTGAAGTGACGATTGAAAAAGGTCACGCAACCTGTGTCAACGTTTCAGATGAGACTGCTGTGGATTACAGTGGATCAATTCAACGTTTTACTCAAGTTTTCATGGGACATCATACACTTGAGCAGGCCCTGTGGTTAGAGTTAATTGAGCAATCAACAGATAACCATGTGTTAGGCGATTTGATTGAGCATCGAACACCACAGTTATATGATTATTTTTAAATAAAAAAATATAGACGAAAAAAAGAGTAGGTACTAGACTACTCTTTTTCTTCACGTTTAGGGCGCTGCATTAGCACGACTAAATATAAAACTATTCATCTATTATATTACCATAGTTATGAAAAAAGTCATTATCAAATTTTAAAGTAATGGATGAAAAAAATGATAATTAGTAACTTAACGTGATTTTACTTGTTTTTTAGTTCTTTTTTATCAATGAATAACCAACTGGTGTCTCTTTGTGATTGATTAGTGGAGAATTTTTCAATGTTAAGAATTCTAATTGATTTATCTTTATTAGAAAATGAATAATCAACAGAATTATCAATCGTGGCATCTTGATAAAGACTAGCAGACGCCGCAGGAATAGTTAAGGTTTCTTTTTGATTAAAGGAAAAAAGACTTGGAAAAGCTTGGATTTGTACATAGATATTAGGATCATTTGAATCAATTGTTCCGAAAACATGTGGACTATGGATTTTAGTGAATTTCTTTTTATTTTTTAGCTGAATGGTGTAAGTCACATCTTCTGGAATCATCTGCTCTTTTCTAGTGTCAGAGTTGAAGACCTTTTTCTCAGATACTTTATTGGAAGTAATTGAAAACACTTCTAAATCATCAGGAGTTAGTTGAATAGGTTGTTGTGTCCAAAAGAAATAACTAACAAAAATAGCAATTATGGCTACGCTAGCAGTTAATAACGATAGGAATGTTTTTCTCTTAATATTAACATTTAATTTTGCGGTCATTTTTTTATCTCCTCTCAACATTTCATCAAGGGACAGATTGAAAAAATCACTCAATTTAACTAACTGTTCCAAATCGGGATAGCTTTTTCCGTTCTCCCATTTAGAAATCAATTGACGACTGACAAAAAATTCATTAGCTAATTCTTCTTGTGTTAAGTTCTTTTTAGTACGTTCTTCTTTAATAATTTTTCCGATTTCCATTATTAGCACCTCCTTGAATTAAGCATAGTTGTTAACCGTAAAAATGACTAGCAACGAAATTAAACATTGATAGGTTAGGCATGCTACATATCCTTCCATGATAAAAATTTCCTTAATAATCAACAATCGTTAAACTTTTTAAGAACTCTTCTTTAAGATGTTGGTCTCGGTAATCTTGAAACTCTTTTTGATGATGTTTGAGAATTTTTCTAACATTCATCGGATTGAAACTGGTCATTAAGTCGTTAGTCAGCATAAAATCACGAGTGAGATGCCATTCATAAAAATAGCCCAATGGTTTTGCGGTATAAATAATATTCCCAATCTTGGTTTCTTCAAAACGGCGATGGGTGTGACCAAAAATCACTTGTCTGATATTAGGATAGTTGGCAAGCATGTCCCCTAATTTTTGTGTTCCTAAGAAGGCATTGATTTGATTCCAACGGGCGTATTTCCCTTCGAAGTAACGAATAAACTCTTGATGTGGAACAAAGTGAGTCGCCAAAATAACCTCTTTATTTTGATTGATTAAATCATCTAAAAGGATTTCTAGTTGTGAGAGAATCTGCTCAGTTATTTCAATATCACTTTTACCTCGCTCAATCATTCGGTCGTACCAATATAAATTTTTAGCTGCGAGTATTTTCTTTGGATCATTTTCTAAAGCAAAACTATAATCATACCAACCATTCATTCCAACTAAAACTAAGTCAGATGTTAATTCTAAATAATCTAAATTAAGAAAGCGATCATCTGGATAGTTTTCCATTTGCACTGGATTGTTTAAGCTTGGCAGTTCATGATTGCCGAAATTGTAAGTCACAGAATAGGAACTTTTTTCTAAATAAGCGACTGTTTCAAGTAACTGATTGACTGTATTGGCTGTGTCCCCAGCTAGGTGGAGATGGTTTATTTGCTGTGCCTCT
Coding sequences within it:
- a CDS encoding NusG domain II-containing protein, with protein sequence MFDDSGVQKKMIWKELKKQWRFMDGVVILCLVVLSFVPLVIFSMNQKDATGNKEGTIAVISIDGKEVDRFELNEDTKHYEKTYHPGKDKYNIVEMEGTRIRVREDNSPDQIAVRTSWISRVGQTSICLPHKLVIEIISQNPSDDDEDMIITF
- a CDS encoding helix-turn-helix domain-containing protein; the encoded protein is MEIGKIIKEERTKKNLTQEELANEFFVSRQLISKWENGKSYPDLEQLVKLSDFFNLSLDEMLRGDKKMTAKLNVNIKRKTFLSLLTASVAIIAIFVSYFFWTQQPIQLTPDDLEVFSITSNKVSEKKVFNSDTRKEQMIPEDVTYTIQLKNKKKFTKIHSPHVFGTIDSNDPNIYVQIQAFPSLFSFNQKETLTIPAASASLYQDATIDNSVDYSFSNKDKSIRILNIEKFSTNQSQRDTSWLFIDKKELKNK
- a CDS encoding rhodanese-related sulfurtransferase, encoding MSKYQVLLYYLYVPIEDPEQFAAEHLAFCKSLNLKGRILVANEGINGTLSGLTEDTQKYMEHMHADERFKDTFFKMDPAEEQSFKKMFVRPRPELVSLSLEDDINPLELTGAYLSPIEFKEAILDEDTVVIDARNDYEYDLGHFKGAVRPDIRSFRELPQWIRDNKEEFMDKRVVTYCTGGIRCEKFSGWLVREGFKDVGQLHGGIATYGRDPEVQGELWDGAMYVFDERISVPINHVNPVVVGRDWFDGTPSERYVNCGNPECNRQILCSEENEDKYVRGCSHECRVHDRNRYIDENNLTNDEWKTRIEALGEEFIFVVK
- a CDS encoding cation:proton antiporter — translated: MLMELLISLILIIIGTKLAGHLCQKIGIPAVIGELLTGVILGPALLGLVLHTEAISLFAEIGVILLMFLAGLESDLEKLKKYLKPSVMVALFGILLPMLFLSGAAHLFDIPWKEALFLGVIFSATSVSISVQVLKEYNRLDTAEGSVTLGAAVVDDIAVVLIVSIFSAVLSSGSSGGSSMGVGFIWDLLGSKILFFLGLFLFAKFILNPLLALVKKIVAVEVETAFGLVLCFLFAVLSEKVGMSDVIGAFFIGLLLSKHESKHRIEHNVSVISYSLFIPVFFVSIGLDIELSAFKEYALLIIVFTVLATLTKLIGGYVGGRLTHLDKNQSLIIGAGMVSRGEMALIIVKMGESLGLINEGLYSAIVVAIILTTLFSPLLIKYAIEKGEKGTTA
- a CDS encoding GNAT family N-acetyltransferase, producing MVRKVTDRKDLEQIHALASYAFNSQHTEEQKEKYIKKNQFIDNYVEEIDNVVASQVVSYPFAVTIGGVTMGMSGIGDVASYPEARGTGGIRNIFKAIFEDLHEKGTELSYLAPFSQAFYRKFGYETVFDFEEIRIPASIIQQIKPEKIGSVKRTDWSDQDTQDVLKNLYQETLGKEHGTVVREDYWWEYTLTAKKNRRIALCFDDNNVAQGYLIYELIGASEFMIYEMSYKNAFAMRKLMTFVSSHSGSFAEFVSTNIRDTMLLELFTEMKGITRKTYSSMMVRIVNFKNFIEKYPFRDNGQKEVVYLKVEDSTCEWNNGVFEVTIEKGHATCVNVSDETAVDYSGSIQRFTQVFMGHHTLEQALWLELIEQSTDNHVLGDLIEHRTPQLYDYF
- a CDS encoding metallophosphoesterase yields the protein MGRLAVISDLHVDINKLSKKDLDLLIELLEAQQINHLHLAGDTANTVNQLLETVAYLEKSSYSVTYNFGNHELPSLNNPVQMENYPDDRFLNLDYLELTSDLVLVGMNGWYDYSFALENDPKKILAAKNLYWYDRMIERGKSDIEITEQILSQLEILLDDLINQNKEVILATHFVPHQEFIRYFEGKYARWNQINAFLGTQKLGDMLANYPNIRQVIFGHTHRRFEETKIGNIIYTAKPLGYFYEWHLTRDFMLTNDLMTSFNPMNVRKILKHHQKEFQDYRDQHLKEEFLKSLTIVDY